The proteins below come from a single Longimicrobium sp. genomic window:
- a CDS encoding capsule assembly Wzi family protein, translating into MKKPTVWPAGFVLAFALAAAPRTLGAQLPAGPPADTLRPAAAGDTAVPPRHATEWVPIGTPAEDRLRTAQLLGEAPTAGFLIRSVSSATQVAEGEEGARLLRPHVRGVWNSYLPMGANDGLAWNGRGGTVYVSAGVRARFGGVTVIAAPEVAYAQNREFQRVYPAAGRSSFANPFHGPASPLDAPLRFGPRSFTQLSLGQSSVTARFGSFAAGGATENLWWGPGIRNALVMSNNASGFPHLFVRTRPEGIGTRFGTLQGQWVSGALGQSGYSGVDDDGRTLAGIALAFTPRGEPGLTLGLTRAVYRTGSAWGAPLRFLDVFAIVSHPEAVRPPRLEQPAGRSDQLFSLFGRWVFPASGFETYGEWARQQGFGSFSELVSRPGATSGYTLGMQWVATGERRGRMRLQAEITSLEQNDAVRGRRQQSFYTSVNVPQGYTHRGQVLGAAIGPGSSAQWAAADYLRPDWRLGVFLERTRWDEDALERISTRNPRGHDTQGLAGVRAGRRFGGWELASEYSFGRRLNWLFQNTARSFFDFDAVDLNVSSFTLSVSPALR; encoded by the coding sequence ATGAAGAAACCGACCGTCTGGCCCGCGGGCTTCGTTCTCGCCTTTGCACTCGCCGCGGCGCCGCGCACCCTGGGCGCCCAGCTCCCCGCCGGCCCGCCCGCGGACACCCTGCGCCCCGCCGCCGCGGGGGACACGGCCGTGCCCCCGCGCCACGCCACGGAGTGGGTCCCCATCGGCACGCCGGCGGAGGACCGCCTGCGCACGGCGCAGCTGCTGGGGGAGGCGCCCACGGCGGGGTTCCTGATCCGCTCCGTGTCGTCCGCCACGCAGGTGGCGGAGGGTGAGGAGGGCGCACGGCTCCTTCGCCCGCACGTGCGCGGGGTGTGGAACTCGTACCTTCCCATGGGCGCCAACGACGGCCTGGCGTGGAACGGGCGCGGGGGTACGGTCTACGTGTCCGCCGGCGTCCGCGCCCGCTTCGGCGGGGTGACGGTGATCGCCGCGCCGGAGGTGGCGTACGCGCAGAACCGCGAGTTCCAGCGAGTCTACCCGGCCGCGGGGCGCAGCTCGTTCGCCAACCCGTTCCACGGCCCCGCCTCGCCGCTGGACGCGCCGCTCCGCTTCGGCCCGCGCTCGTTCACGCAGCTTTCGCTGGGGCAGAGCTCCGTCACGGCGCGCTTCGGCTCGTTCGCCGCCGGCGGGGCCACCGAGAACCTGTGGTGGGGGCCGGGGATCAGGAACGCGCTGGTGATGAGCAACAACGCGTCCGGCTTCCCGCACCTCTTCGTCCGCACCCGGCCGGAAGGGATCGGCACGCGCTTCGGGACGCTGCAGGGGCAGTGGGTGTCCGGGGCCCTGGGCCAGTCCGGGTACTCGGGCGTGGACGACGACGGGCGCACGCTGGCGGGAATCGCGCTGGCCTTCACGCCGCGCGGCGAGCCGGGGCTCACGCTGGGCCTCACCCGTGCCGTGTACCGCACGGGGAGCGCGTGGGGCGCGCCGCTGCGCTTCCTGGACGTCTTCGCCATCGTGAGCCACCCCGAGGCCGTGCGCCCCCCGCGCCTCGAGCAGCCGGCCGGGAGGTCGGACCAGCTCTTCTCGCTCTTCGGCCGCTGGGTGTTCCCGGCGAGCGGCTTCGAGACGTACGGCGAGTGGGCGCGCCAGCAGGGCTTCGGCTCGTTCAGCGAGCTGGTGAGCCGCCCCGGGGCCACCTCCGGCTACACGCTGGGGATGCAGTGGGTGGCCACGGGCGAGCGCCGGGGCCGGATGCGCCTCCAGGCCGAGATCACCAGCCTGGAGCAGAACGACGCTGTGCGAGGAAGGCGGCAACAGTCGTTCTACACCAGCGTCAACGTGCCGCAGGGGTACACACACCGCGGCCAGGTGCTGGGCGCCGCCATCGGGCCCGGCTCGTCCGCGCAGTGGGCGGCGGCGGACTACCTGCGGCCGGACTGGCGGCTGGGCGTCTTCCTGGAGCGCACGCGCTGGGACGAGGACGCGCTGGAGCGCATCTCCACGCGCAACCCGCGCGGGCACGACACGCAGGGGCTGGCGGGGGTGCGGGCGGGGCGCCGCTTCGGCGGGTGGGAGCTGGCGAGCGAGTACTCGTTCGGGCGCCGGCTCAACTGGCTCTTCCAGAACACCGCGCGCTCCTTCTTCGACTTCGACGCGGTGGACCTGAACGTGTCGTCCTTCACCCTCTCGGTGAGCCCCGCGCTCCGCTGA